The genome window GCTGCGTGGTCAACGGCCCGGGCGAAGCGCGCGAGACCGACATCGGCATCACCGGCGGCGGCGCGGGCAAGCACATGGTGTTCCTCTCCGGCGTGACCGACCACCATGTCGAAAGCGAGCGCATGCTCGACCACATCGTCAGCCTGGTCGAAGCCAAAGCGGCTGAGATCGAGGCCGGTACCTCGGTGAGCATGGATACGCTGCACGGGAAGGCGGCATGAAGCACAAGGCTGACCTGGCAAAGTACAAGCCCTCGCTGTCGCGCAAGAGCGTCGGCATCGGTGCCGCGGCTACGGGCGCCACCGCCACGGGCACTTCGGCCTTGGGCAGCGGAGCCATTGGCGCGCTTGCTCTCGGTGCTTTTGCGCTGGGCGCCTTCGCGATCGGGGCCCTTGCGATCGGACGTCTCCGTGTCGGCAAGGCTCGCATCAAGAAGCTGCGGATCGACGAACTGGAAGTCGGGCGCATCACTTTGCTCGATCCGAGTGAGGAAGAGGGCAAGGAGTGAGCCTTGCGATCCGGCCGGCAACGCCAGCCGACCTGCCGCTCATCGCCGAACTGATCCGCGCGCTCGCCGAGTACGAGAAACTCGCCCATGAAGTGCGCTTCGAAGAGGCGGTGCTGGGCGAAAAGCTGTTCGGACCGCGGCCTTACGCCGAGGTACTGATCGGCGAAGTGGACGGCGTGGCACAAGGCTTCGCGCTGTTCTTTCACAACTTCTCGACCTTCGAGGGCAAACCGGGGATCTACCTCGAGGACCTGTTCGTCAGGCCCGAAGCGCGCGGCGCGGGGCTCGGCAAGGCCCTGCTCGTCGAACTGGCGCGGCTGGCGCTGGAGCGCGACTGCGCCCGCCTTGAATGGTGGGTGCTCGATTGGAACGAGCCGTCAATCGGCTTCTACAAGTCGCTCGGCGCGAGGCCGATGGACGAGTGGACGGTGATGCGGGTCGATGGCGAAGCGCTGGGCGCACTCGCTGGGGCCGCGAAGTAGCTTTACGAGCGTTTAAGCATGCCTGGGCTATGGCGGCCCGATGAAAGTCGAGCCGCTCTTCGCCCTGCTCGCCGCAGGCATGGTGATCGCCTGGTTCGCCCCTGACCGGGCGAGCGACGGCGCGCCAGCGTCAGGCAAGCT of Altererythrobacter sp. Root672 contains these proteins:
- a CDS encoding GNAT family N-acetyltransferase, with product MSLAIRPATPADLPLIAELIRALAEYEKLAHEVRFEEAVLGEKLFGPRPYAEVLIGEVDGVAQGFALFFHNFSTFEGKPGIYLEDLFVRPEARGAGLGKALLVELARLALERDCARLEWWVLDWNEPSIGFYKSLGARPMDEWTVMRVDGEALGALAGAAK